The segment TCTTCTATTACAAGTACTCTTCCCTTCACCTATTTTTCCTCCTAACAAATCTAATTATATGAAATATATATCGTTAAACTAAAAACTTAATAAATTCTTTATAAATTTATATATCGAGTAGGAGCTAAATAATTATTTTTATTTAGCGTCCTCTCCCACCACCGTACGTACCGTTCGGTATACGGCGGTTCATTAAGAATTATGTATTAGCTGATATCTTTTAGATATACTTTTGTAACCAAGATTTTCAATATATTTGTTGTTTAAGATTGTATCAAGAATTGGGCTTTTGGATATTCTCCAATAGCCTTTTCTTGTATTTGCATATTCCCATGCTTTATAGGTCGGAAGACCTAGTTTTATGAGGTTTCGTCCTCTAGTTTTAACCTTTTTCCATTGTTTCCAAATACAACTCCTTAACCTTCTTCTTATCCAACTATCTATTTTTTGTATTTTAGCGTTAGCTTTCGCTATTCCAAAGTAATTAATCCATCCAATCGTTAATTGGTTAATCATATAAACTCTATATTCCATACTTATACCTTTATTACGGTTTGTTAATTTTCTTATTTTATTTGTGAATCTTTTATATGACTTTTCATGTATTCTTATATTGGCTCCGCCTTTTGCAAAATAGAATGAAAATCCAAGAAATTTTCTTCTCGTCACAAAATCTACTGCACTTTTATTTTCATTAACTTTAAGTTTTAATAAACCTTCAAGTATTTTTCTTATACTTGCCATAACTCTTAATCCTGCCTTTTTACTTTTGACATAAATGTTGCAGTCATCTGCAAATCGGCAAAATCTATGACCTCTTTTCTCAAGTTCTTTATCTACTTCATCAAGCATAATATTAGCAAGTATTGGGCTTAATGGACCACCTTGCGGTGTACCTTTATCTGATTTTACCTTCAATCCATTTATCATTATTCCAGATTTAAGATAATTTCTAATTAGTTTAAGTACCCTTTTGTCCTTTATTCTTCTTGAAAGTCTTTCCATTAATATATCATGGTTAACTTTATCAAAGAATTTTTCTAAGTCTATATCAACAACCCATTTATGCCTCTCATTGATATATTGTCTTGATTTTAATATAGCTTGTTTAGCACTTTTATTTGGTCTAAATCCATAGCTATTATCCGAAAAGGTAGGGTCATAAATTTTATTAAGTTCTTGAGCTAATGCCTGTTGTATTAATCTATCAAGTACAGTAGGTATTCCAAGCAATCTAATTCCACCGTCAGGTTTTGGTATTTCCACTCTCCTAACTGGTGAAGGTTTATACCTTCCTTCTAATAACTTTTGCTTAATTGTTAGCCAATTTTTGATAATAAACCCTCGAAGTTCATCGACTCTCATACCATCAATACCATGACTTCCTCTATTGGCAACTACTCTTTTCATAGCTTTTAGCATATTTTCTCTAGCTAAAACCTTTTCAAGTAGATTATTAGTATCATCTACTACATTGTTTTCTCTTTCTCCCTTTGCTAACGCCAAATTATTACTCTGCGCCCCTCGTTTACCTTGAAGTTCCACTTCTACTTCCACAAGGCGACCTCTATATTGAGTTGTCTGCTTTCTTTGTAATTTATTTGAATTATTCAAAGTTGAAAACCTCCTAATGTTCAGTCCTTCCCGCACTACGTGCACATAGTGTGGTACTATGACCTCTGCTGACTTCTGATAGTTCAGTTACATATCACTATGTAGGTTATCATGTAGGAAGTTCATCCTTTAATGATATATCTATCAGACCTCCCCAGGTAAGAACGCAATCTTTCATTCCATATATCTGCCACATATACTGCAATAACTTTCGGGTGATACGGACTTTGTTTTGTTATGCAAACTCATCCAGCTATAGCCAGCCTCTTATGTGATTCGTATTCCTCAAACCGGAATTTTGCCATCCGACTTCCTTCAGATTCCACCTCACGATGGACACCCTTGTCATTGGCTAACGCCTATATCACCTTCGGCGTTCAGGACTTTCACCTTATAGATTGCGCCCATGCTGGGCGCACATAAAAAAAGTACAATAAAACTTTGTTTTATTGTACTTTTTTTACATATTTGTATAAACTTTATAATTTATTTATTATTTTAATTAACTAACTTTTTTTAATACAACTGAATTCTTATTTTCTATATTATCATTATTAACATTCATATTAATTTCTTCATTATTGCTAACTAAAAGAACTGCTGCCATTCCTACTAAATTAATTATTCCTATTGCTAAAAATATCATTTCATACATAATAAAATACCCCCCTATGTTAAAATATCTATTTGAATTTTTGTTATGTCCTTCTACTAACTTACGTTTCATTTCATAAGTAATTATATTATAAAATCAGTAAATCAGTAAAAGCTATAATTATTGTAAAAACCATTGAAATAGCGTTTACAAGGACTGAAATACCGTTTACAATTCATTCATTTATAGAATTTAATAAAATTTCTTCAATAATTTATATCATTATCCATAATTACTTTTAGTACAATATAAACCTAAATAAAAGATTAATTACTATCATAAAGTAACTAGTCTTTTATTTAGGTTTCAATCATTTATTTGTAACTAAAACTCTATCTTATTCTCTAATTTCCTAAAATACTCGTCTTTTAAATGTTTTATTTGTATCAAATCTGTAATCTTACTAGAGTAAAAGTCTATTTTATAACTACACAAATTCTTTTTTCTTTGAAAATAATTAGATGTCATGCATATAGATTGAATACTCTTCATTTTAACTATAATCGTTTCCTTATTAAACCCATTGTGTGTACATATAAAAATATTATCATTAAATCCAACTCCTGTATTTTTATAATTTAAATATCTACTTGCAATAACTATAGGTAATATTAAAAATATTATGCTGAATCTAACCTTTATATATGATATTATTCCGCATATAATAAATGTTATAAGTATTGGAATAAACATAAATTTTATTAATGCTTCTTTAGGAGGATTATTAATTTCAACATTATAATTAAACTCTTGTAAAATTGTTGAAATTATTTTTTTTGTCAATTTTTTATTGGCTATAGGATAAATTATGGCCTCTTCTCCACTTTCATCTCCATACCCAACTGTTGATACCTCTATACTATATAAATTAAATTTTTGTTTTATAAAATTTTGTTTTAATTTAATAGCATTTATACTTTTTATAGGCAATGAATATGCTTTTTTACTTATAAGACCATATTCTATAATTATATAATTATGCTTTTTATATACTGTAAAACCATGGAACTTTATAATGCTTCCAATTATAGAAAGTATTATGCTTATAAATAGCAATATAATTAAAAAATATATAAAATATACTGTAGACTTAGCATATGCAGTTTTCATATCTATGCATTTAGCTACTTTACTCAATATATTTATATCCAAAATATCATCTATCTTTTCTAAAATTTCATGAGCTGCAATTAAAAGTCCTATTCCAAATCCTATATTATTTTTAGTAATAGCTGCTATAAATAATTCTTTATTAGAAATTCTAAACTCATCTTG is part of the Clostridium botulinum genome and harbors:
- the ltrA gene encoding group II intron reverse transcriptase/maturase, which codes for MNNSNKLQRKQTTQYRGRLVEVEVELQGKRGAQSNNLALAKGERENNVVDDTNNLLEKVLARENMLKAMKRVVANRGSHGIDGMRVDELRGFIIKNWLTIKQKLLEGRYKPSPVRRVEIPKPDGGIRLLGIPTVLDRLIQQALAQELNKIYDPTFSDNSYGFRPNKSAKQAILKSRQYINERHKWVVDIDLEKFFDKVNHDILMERLSRRIKDKRVLKLIRNYLKSGIMINGLKVKSDKGTPQGGPLSPILANIMLDEVDKELEKRGHRFCRFADDCNIYVKSKKAGLRVMASIRKILEGLLKLKVNENKSAVDFVTRRKFLGFSFYFAKGGANIRIHEKSYKRFTNKIRKLTNRNKGISMEYRVYMINQLTIGWINYFGIAKANAKIQKIDSWIRRRLRSCIWKQWKKVKTRGRNLIKLGLPTYKAWEYANTRKGYWRISKSPILDTILNNKYIENLGYKSISKRYQLIHNS
- a CDS encoding PH domain-containing protein codes for the protein MESGYKNHPYTIITNTVRDMKIAIPLILLVIFKFESEQLIVIGALLIFLCFKNFFKWKNTEFNIEDGILKYKSGIICKKKLEIPINKISTIDLGQDVVQGILNVYRVKIDSGSVSLEKEGSEIDIILKEDLALDIRDFIRQAINLTSYDNENYHNVSQNRGTNIKKNIQDEFRISNKELFIAAITKNNIGFGIGLLIAAHEILEKIDDILDINILSKVAKCIDMKTAYAKSTVYFIYFLIILLFISIILSIIGSIIKFHGFTVYKKHNYIIIEYGLISKKAYSLPIKSINAIKLKQNFIKQKFNLYSIEVSTVGYGDESGEEAIIYPIANKKLTKKIISTILQEFNYNVEINNPPKEALIKFMFIPILITFIICGIISYIKVRFSIIFLILPIVIASRYLNYKNTGVGFNDNIFICTHNGFNKETIIVKMKSIQSICMTSNYFQRKKNLCSYKIDFYSSKITDLIQIKHLKDEYFRKLENKIEF